One Patescibacteria group bacterium DNA segment encodes these proteins:
- a CDS encoding type II secretion system F family protein yields the protein MAFFQYKVQDSSGRIFKGLVETSSEADAKNILENQNYNILFIREAKKRSKILDILPFLERVSPKDLVIFSRQLSILVSANLPLVEALDTLARETKREKIKIIVSRVADSVEGGKKLSEAMAEFPEVFSNFFIKLIETGERVGKLDEVLEYLADEEEKSYDLRAQIRGMLIYPAFIFVVMIGIVIFLMVYVMPKMLNIIRDAKAALPITTRILIAVSDFMQNYIIVLALGIVGLVALFFVYTRSAGGKVKWDKFKLNFPVVGKVIQNISIVRLSNSLSILLQGGVDMVSSLKTVAGVMDNSEYNKLIVKASKEVEDGSFFALTLADSKYIPDMVTEMVRVGEQTGRLENSLSQISSFYTREVKHSVTNLVGLIEPLVIILLGVGVAVVVSAMILPMYQVASGI from the coding sequence ATGGCTTTTTTCCAGTACAAAGTACAAGATAGTAGCGGTCGCATTTTTAAAGGATTGGTAGAAACAAGCAGTGAAGCCGACGCAAAAAATATTTTGGAAAACCAAAACTATAATATTTTGTTTATCAGAGAAGCAAAAAAGCGCAGTAAAATTTTGGATATTTTGCCATTTTTAGAAAGAGTTTCACCCAAAGATTTGGTCATATTTTCCAGGCAGTTATCTATTTTAGTTTCCGCCAATTTACCGCTAGTCGAAGCTCTTGATACGTTAGCACGGGAGACGAAAAGAGAAAAAATAAAAATAATTGTTTCTCGTGTTGCCGACTCTGTCGAAGGCGGTAAAAAATTATCCGAAGCCATGGCAGAGTTTCCTGAAGTTTTTAGCAATTTTTTTATAAAGCTTATTGAAACAGGAGAAAGAGTCGGCAAACTCGATGAGGTTTTGGAATATCTGGCAGACGAAGAAGAAAAAAGTTATGATCTCCGGGCGCAGATCAGGGGTATGCTGATTTATCCCGCTTTTATTTTTGTTGTAATGATCGGTATAGTTATTTTTTTGATGGTGTATGTCATGCCAAAAATGTTGAATATTATCAGAGACGCCAAGGCAGCGTTGCCGATTACCACCAGAATATTGATTGCAGTTAGCGATTTTATGCAGAATTATATCATTGTTTTAGCTTTAGGAATTGTTGGTTTGGTCGCTTTATTTTTTGTCTATACCAGGAGTGCCGGAGGGAAGGTTAAATGGGATAAATTTAAGTTAAATTTTCCTGTGGTCGGCAAGGTGATCCAAAATATTTCTATCGTTCGCCTTTCTAATAGCTTGTCAATTTTACTTCAGGGAGGTGTCGACATGGTCAGTTCGCTTAAAACTGTCGCTGGGGTGATGGATAATAGTGAATATAATAAATTAATAGTTAAAGCGTCAAAAGAAGTGGAGGATGGAAGTTTTTTTGCCTTGACATTAGCAGACAGTAAATATATTCCCGACATGGTAACGGAGATGGTTAGAGTAGGGGAGCAAACCGGCAGGTTGGAAAATTCATTATCTCAAATTAGCTCTTTTTATACGCGGGAAGTAAAGCACTCTGTTACTAACCTTGTTGGCTTGATTGAACCACTCGTGATTATTTTGTTGGGTGTCGGTGTTGCTGTTGTCGTTTCGGCGATGATATTGCCAATGTATCAGGTTGCTAGCGGAATTTAA
- a CDS encoding type II secretion system protein, whose product MKNKKGFTLIELLVVIAIIGLLSTLAVVSLNSARVKSRDAKRVADVKQIQTALELFYSSRSSYPEADCDLGASGGCVCLDDAGFGSSTCSTAPVYMGLIPGGPSENEYYHYTGSDTSPQDYTITFTLEGKTGTLPAGNCTATSAGMTCAAL is encoded by the coding sequence ATGAAAAACAAAAAAGGTTTTACTTTGATCGAATTACTCGTGGTTATTGCTATTATCGGATTACTGTCTACTTTAGCGGTAGTGTCCCTAAACAGCGCTAGAGTTAAGTCTCGTGATGCTAAAAGGGTTGCTGATGTCAAACAAATCCAGACAGCGTTGGAATTGTTTTATTCTTCAAGATCATCTTATCCGGAAGCAGACTGTGATCTGGGAGCGTCCGGCGGGTGTGTTTGTCTTGACGATGCTGGTTTTGGTAGCAGTACTTGTAGTACGGCGCCTGTTTATATGGGATTGATTCCTGGTGGTCCGTCCGAGAACGAATATTATCACTATACTGGTTCCGACACGTCACCACAGGATTACACCATTACTTTCACTTTAGAGGGCAAAACCGGCACTTTACCTGCTGGAAATTGCACTGCCACTTCGGCTGGTATGACTTGCGCTGCTTTATAA
- a CDS encoding prepilin peptidase, giving the protein MDMINFLFIAILGLVIGSFLNCLVWRINTKKGIWLGRSVCPRCSHALDWKDLVPLVSWFCLGGKCRYCRQKISWQYPAVEMLTVVVFVLMYFKFGFTLTLLANLITASFLIVIFIYDIKYYLILDRVSLPAIIFAIFSVLVFNYGFMNHLAAAVIGSGFFALQYFLSGGRWVGGGDIRLGFLMGVVLGLPQVVAAIFIAYFLGAIVGVGLLLTKKKKMGSEVPFGAFLVPATLIVILYGNQIMNWYWSIL; this is encoded by the coding sequence ATGGACATGATAAATTTTTTATTTATAGCTATTTTAGGCTTAGTAATTGGTAGTTTTTTAAATTGCCTGGTTTGGCGGATAAATACTAAAAAGGGTATTTGGCTGGGTCGTTCGGTTTGCCCGCGATGCAGTCATGCTTTGGATTGGAAGGATCTGGTTCCTTTGGTAAGTTGGTTTTGTCTTGGCGGCAAATGTCGGTATTGCCGGCAAAAAATATCATGGCAGTATCCGGCAGTAGAGATGCTGACCGTCGTTGTTTTTGTTTTAATGTATTTCAAATTCGGTTTTACCTTGACCTTATTAGCTAACCTAATTACCGCTTCTTTTTTGATCGTTATTTTTATTTATGATATAAAATATTATCTAATTTTAGATCGGGTAAGCTTGCCTGCTATAATATTCGCGATTTTTTCTGTTTTGGTTTTTAATTATGGTTTTATGAATCACTTGGCAGCTGCTGTAATAGGGTCGGGTTTTTTTGCTTTGCAATATTTTTTATCCGGCGGCAGATGGGTCGGCGGAGGAGATATCCGTTTGGGTTTTTTGATGGGCGTTGTTTTAGGTCTGCCGCAAGTTGTCGCGGCGATTTTTATCGCTTATTTTCTCGGAGCGATAGTAGGAGTGGGACTGCTTTTGACGAAAAAAAAGAAAATGGGGTCCGAAGTTCCTTTTGGCGCTTTTTTAGTGCCGGCAACGTTGATAGTTATTTTATATGGTAACCAGATTATGAACTGGTATTGGTCTATATTATGA
- a CDS encoding prepilin-type N-terminal cleavage/methylation domain-containing protein codes for MTVKNKKGFTLIEMLVTLSIILVIGFLAIPGSFDRESKLADVQAPYFTIQTDIVYMQARAINGQTINIDGQKVVPAYYWMVVNDHGYTLGAGDNIIDMNVIKTVDLPQINFSPVGCVLKIAPYDFLPEAENCNSIDNKVTFNAQSDFFSPPGLILDLTNGNITEERSINYFYE; via the coding sequence ATGACTGTAAAAAATAAAAAAGGTTTTACTTTAATTGAAATGCTCGTTACGTTATCGATTATTTTAGTTATTGGTTTTTTAGCCATACCCGGGTCTTTTGACAGAGAAAGCAAACTCGCCGATGTTCAGGCGCCGTATTTTACTATCCAGACGGATATAGTTTATATGCAGGCAAGGGCAATCAATGGTCAGACAATCAATATAGATGGACAAAAAGTGGTGCCAGCTTATTATTGGATGGTGGTTAACGATCATGGCTATACTTTAGGCGCTGGTGATAATATTATTGACATGAACGTGATTAAGACTGTTGATTTGCCTCAGATAAATTTTTCACCAGTCGGTTGTGTGTTAAAAATAGCGCCATACGACTTTTTGCCGGAAGCTGAAAATTGTAATTCTATAGACAATAAAGTAACTTTCAACGCCCAAAGCGATTTTTTTTCGCCGCCAGGGTTAATATTGGATTTGACTAATGGCAATATAACCGAAGAGAGGTCTATAAATTATTTTTATGAATAA
- a CDS encoding prepilin-type N-terminal cleavage/methylation domain-containing protein, which yields MNKKAKEKRGFTLLETLIAMSIFIIIFISVIGIYLNTRKNFDVVSRRATVNNESRILIERIARDIRFNEIDYAAAGWLDPNGDGITNEIRLINEDGKMIGYKIASDQTVCGAVGVVCLMYGAQDQEGNFSWAKIDNVSNFGNGGMSFIVWPTVSPFLDLDGNGVFDSNIQPRVTISFGIVDDSARGGWSDFGQTTISSRVYKR from the coding sequence ATGAATAAAAAGGCAAAAGAGAAGCGTGGTTTTACTCTATTGGAAACATTGATAGCGATGTCTATTTTTATCATCATTTTTATTTCTGTCATTGGCATTTATCTTAATACCAGGAAAAATTTTGACGTGGTGAGCAGGCGAGCGACTGTAAACAATGAAAGCCGGATTTTAATCGAAAGAATAGCGCGCGATATTCGTTTTAACGAGATTGATTATGCTGCCGCTGGTTGGTTGGATCCAAACGGCGACGGGATTACTAATGAGATCCGTTTGATTAATGAAGATGGGAAGATGATAGGTTATAAGATTGCCAGTGATCAAACGGTTTGCGGTGCAGTCGGCGTTGTTTGTTTGATGTACGGCGCTCAAGACCAGGAAGGTAATTTTTCTTGGGCGAAGATTGACAACGTTAGTAATTTTGGTAACGGAGGTATGAGTTTTATTGTTTGGCCGACCGTCAGTCCCTTTTTGGATTTAGACGGCAACGGAGTTTTTGATTCCAATATTCAGCCGCGAGTAACGATAAGTTTCGGCATTGTTGACGACAGCGCCAGGGGTGGTTGGTCGGATTTTGGTCAAACTACGATTTCTTCACGGGTTTACAAACGATAA